The Nisaea sp. DNA segment CGCCTCACGCATCGGCACGTCATGCTTCAGATGCAGATAAAGCGTGCTCATCAGCCCGGTACGGTCCGCACCGGACTTGCAGTGCATCAATGTCGGACCCTCAAGCTGGTCCCAGACATTGATCGCGTCGATCATGGTCTCCCGCTTCAGCGGATTGCGGGAACGGATCGGCAGGCTGATCAGCTTCAGTCCGAGCCGCTCGCAGGCTTCCCGTTCCAACCGATAACGATAATTGTCCTGCTCCGAGCCGCGCAGATTAAGGATGGTTTTGAACCCGGCCGCGGCGAAGCGCTCCAGATGCCACGGAGAAGGCTGGGCCGAGCGCCACAGGTCATCCCGCACCCGATGCTTGTTCAGATAGATCGAGCGGACGATTCCATGATCCTGCGCCATCAGGTGCCACCAGGCGCGCAGACGCTCAAAGCCTTCAAGGCGCGGAAGAGAGGGGCTCTCGGGCACGGAAGCGTCGGTCATCAAATCTCACTCACGGCTGTCGCGGTCGGGATCATGGATTAGTCCCGCGCCCCGCGCTCACCGATCATCAGGG contains these protein-coding regions:
- a CDS encoding fused DSP-PTPase phosphatase/NAD kinase-like protein is translated as MTDASVPESPSLPRLEGFERLRAWWHLMAQDHGIVRSIYLNKHRVRDDLWRSAQPSPWHLERFAAAGFKTILNLRGSEQDNYRYRLEREACERLGLKLISLPIRSRNPLKRETMIDAINVWDQLEGPTLMHCKSGADRTGLMSTLYLHLKHDVPMREAMDQLSLRFGHLRQGRTGVVDFVFETFADRHDETGITFRDWVETEYDPDALQASFPDQWFFSLIVDKVLRRE